GACCATTCAAACAGTTAATCTAGTAAAACCGTAGATCCAAATCGTTTAGCCATTTGTGAAAATGAGTTTGTTTAATGTGTTgatgtgtgtttttgtttgatatgtgtgtgtgtgtgatttgaAATGGAAGAATGTGTGATggtatttaaagaaaaaaaaactaaatattcaAACTAGCCGTTCCAAGCTCCAACGGTCACAAGCACCCATAGTACACGCGAGTGGAACTTCCACCCAATTTTCACCACTCGTGTGTGGTTCACCGTTGGCGGCGGAATTCCACGAGTGGTCGGCCGAATTGAACCACGCAGGTTTAATCCGGGTGATGCTAACACCCtaataaaatttattgtttGAAAGGAGATTATTTTGAGAAGATAGAAGTCAAGGACAAGCTTTGGAGACCATTAACATCTTGGCTAGATATAAAtggatgtttttttttcttgctaAATATGTTTGGTTGTAAGGATTCATTAACACTAAATATGTTTGGGGGTAAGGATTTATTGAcaaaatagaattttttttttttttatataggtGTCTAAAATAGAATATATTCTCCAAAATATGACCATATACGcaataaaaaaatctattttttttttatacattttactcactttttactttctgtatatattttttataagattaTTGTAAAATGTACTGATTTAAAATTCAATAATGCCACAACCAGTTTTGGCTTTTGTGTCAAAACCCGACGTTCACAACACCGGTATACTTGTTCTACAAATTACCGTCATAAACTCATAACCATAAACCACTCAAAACAACACCATTCATTATTATGTCCTCTTTTCTCTTTAAGTTAACTACTATGTGGTGAGTAAATTAAGCATGTGTGATTAAACGAATTGAAAAGGTTTCCACCGTTATAGATGTATACCCTgagtttgaattttgttaaTGCCTTAAAAGGGTTATGCTTTTTTATGTCTTGGATGAGTATAACATTACAAAGGTTCCCTCTCTAAATGTCTTTAACAAGATTCAAACCCATGACTCCCACTCTTTCGCAACAAAAACCTTTAAGGGAAAAATACCAAACCAAGACCTCAATGTCTTATAGATGTATGGTTGATCGAGAAAAGATGCAATGGAAGATGGAATACGTTAGCTTACAATTATGAGTGAAAGCATCGCCTGGTAGGTCTATGACCCTTTCTTTTATGTTCGTCATGATTTCTTTCCATGTAATTACTCTTTGTAAATTTGGGACTCACTAGCGACTTGCTAGTAGTCGTTTAATAAGAAATTCttttgcctttaaaaaaaaaaaaaaaaaaacaaaacaacctCATGCAGAAATTCACTATATTTGGCCTTTTGAAAACCTTGTTAAATCACGGCTTCTTTGAGAGGTGCCAAGCCCAACCAAGCACAATTAAATGCTAATTTCAGTCCTTGGAGAACAATAATTTCACAAAATACACTTTAAATGGCAAATTTAGTATAAATGTATGTTTGTGATTGCTATGAAATTGTGAATCTTTTACAACACTTGTTTCGTTATGCTGCGACACACTAGCTAGTAACTATATAGATTGGTGCAGTACGTAAGCGACATAATTGTGTATAAACGTATTAAGAAAAGATGGGCTAATAATGTGAAATAGTTGAGTTAGCATCAAATATTCGAGGACCACATTATCCTTATCATCTTATAGAGCATCATATCAAAGCAGTTTGTGACTTTGTGTTGTGATATGTGGTCCTAATTAATATTCATCTCTTAATTACTTGATAAATTCCATTAGTGTCATTTTCGGTTTTTTCTAATATTCAAAATACGTATACTATTTTTGTTGGGTTTTAGTATGTTTCTAACTCATGAAGAACATCTATTCTATAGCCCAATAAGTTGATCCAATAATCTTTGTATCTTGGGCACTATTAGCAAGTTATGACTTCATTTTTACACGagaaaaaaggtaaataaatagattttttggactaaaatgCTGAATCATAAACCACGAaatatgatatatgttttaagtATAAGTTTTTAATGCACCATGAacaatgatgttaaaatatgttttgtgcctatatatgatttttagattttaatgTTCTATGGATAActgacatatatgaaattatgaattgTACAATTATGGACTTATGGATCATGGGgtttattagttttatatcTGTTGTATAACTATCACTGGATCATTGGAGTATATCCCATTCAACATCGGATATGGGCTTTTAAATCGTTCCTTATTTAATAGTTATTGGGCCCAAAATTAATTTGCATCTAAATAGTGACTTTTTGATAAAATACATCGGGAATTGAGATCGGATAAGTGAAAGAGGAATCAACATTTTTTGAATAATCAGGTcggattagaaaaaaaaattgaattgcTTTTtgcattaaaataataatttttaaaagtatgtgttttaaaaattagaaatatattaaaaaaaatttcagaaTTACCTACAAACATAAGATAACGcttcaatttaaatataattatctaaaaataattacataataattaatcaaataacctttttaataaataaaaaatgtttgaCTTTATTTTGACGCAATCTAATACAACCGATTCTTGGACAAAAGTTGACCCAAGTCTATGATGTTGAGCAGCTTTTAATCTGAGTACGCCAAACTCGAATCGGTAGTCCATCGGTAATGATCCAATTTCGAGAAATTGCTTGTATTGACCGATTTTTACAAACATGTATATTGAGCTATTTTAACTAGAAACTATTTAAtattaacataaacaaaatgataaatcaaatcAATGACctaataatgaaattaataatATGTTGATGACACTtgttataaatgaaaaaaggaatcataagagaaaaaattaatgaaatacaTTTGTCATGTGTCAAatgttttaagttgattttttttaattgatttatcaTTACCCTTATTATAATACTCGCGAtagattatgaaataaataactttTCATTGATAGCATATGACAATTTTTTAATAGTCCTTTCTATTATGGTAtctgttacattatattttctaaatctatatctacatatgtatatatatatgtatattaatgaAGAGCTATGCTAGAGTgacaaacattttataaaaatatgatcatcgatttttaaatatatatgactCTTTCATATATTAGTTGATTTCATTTGAAAAAGAATATGTTTCATATTAATGGAATCATgtacataacttaatatatataacataaccATGGTCCATGGGTTCCAATGCATGAGATTTTATAGCTAATTGTATTACTACATAGTCAACTTGAAAAATTAGAACTTGGTCTGATTTTCAAAAAAGACCTAATCTTCTTGATCCATctaatttcttctttttctttattaaaaaagtcATTTGTTCTAATATGATGGTTGTTCATCAATAATCACATCCTTGCTCATTGATTTAATCACACTCTTGATCACTGAGTTTtgtaatacatttttttttcttttgaatagtTGGTTGTGTTGGATGGTTGATGGGTAGTGTTATGTAACGatcaaaatgaaaaagaatATGTAAGATGAAACAGGACTTATACTCAAGTAGCTAGGGACGAAGTAgttctttttataataattacacaaaaaattgaaataataattttattaatagaGCTATAAATATGAAAACACTTTCACATGTATGCAATAAAGACCGAAGTTGCAGATTTTTGAAGGACATTCAATTCCATCCTTTCTGCCCACATATTTCTTCATACTCTTCACTGTCTATCCTATTtctcatttaatatattaaataaacccACACAGAAAATAAATGGCAAACCAAATTAAAAGCTCATTGCTAATTGATAATAAATCAATCTTTCTCGTGCATATTAAATTACTTCATGtggtttttcctttttcattcaCTTTATCTAATGTTTAAGTTTACATTCTAATTATCTCCATGTTTGGCGATACTAAAACTTATGTTTAGAAGTTTAGCTCCCAACACCCTAGagagttatgtttttttttaaacgacaaatttcatcaaataaaTTAGGGCCCGTTTCTTTTTGTAGTTATTAAGTGCTGAGTGTATTAAGTGACTAGATGCATTAAGaatgtctgtatgtattaagtaaaatatatctaattgacgattatttttgtttattaagtcaaaaaaatataaaatttgactgaatgattaagttcttaactattaagtgtattagataaaaaagaaatagtGCCTAAACAACTGTAAGCTAACaagttaaattatttattacgagtaaatgtttatatttaagttaaattatttattacGAGTAAATGTTTATATTTAGGTTTGAACATGAGACCTTTTAAAGAAGCATAACCTTTCACCTCTTTATTAGGTTACTACACCAAGAGCTAGAGTTATGTGATCCATATATATCTTATTCAcatttttgtattttgcaactttttaatGCGTCTTGTTAGGCCTTATTAATACAAATAAGGCTGTTTAAGAAATATAACGCTTGAGTTATGTACGTATCCATGGGGGCTTAGGCTACCTAAGGCAAAGTGGACAATGTATGAGGTCCGGTTTTTCAGGGGCccaaatattttatatagtatctatacttttaataattaactacTAGTATTGTGATTAGTTGGTTAAGACATTAGACACatgtgtatttattttttaggtCCTCGGGCTAATTCGTTGTTCTTAGCTTAAGGGTCTTTCTTCAAGCTCGTCCTAGGCCGGAAATCTCTTAGAGTCGGTCCCGTACGTACCTTTGATTTTATTCCTTAAACTTAGATCCCAACACCTTAATTAGACGGCTCATAGATGTCTGATGAGGCTTAAACCCCTGCTAATATGAGTTGTCGATTATTCGGACTAAAGGACCATTGAACTTTTCGTCCAGAATCTTATTAATTCATATCTTTGTTATGAATCCAAAAGATGCTCGACGAATTTTTAAGACTTcatatattgtttacttttttaAGCTAGCTCCTAACTTGATTAATTAAGTGGTAATGAGTAAAATTGATCACGATACtgaaaaaagtataatattaaaTAGTGATAAGGGATTTGCTAACAAATGTCTCCGAGGCATGAGTAGCGTGTATTGAATGAACTCCGAGTTTCTTAAAAAGTACTCCTTCCGTCTCATTAGGAgtgtcatgttttgaattttcaaaatctaaCATTTGTAAATTTGACCTTCAATAATTTAATTTGTGGtagataatatttgatgaaagtttaTGAAACgattgtgttttagatgtgttttttaatggtataattcttatcaagttttatataacacaacaaaatttatttatggtcaaaatttataaaaatagactttgaatatttaaagtAAGACACTTGTTATGGGACGGAATGagtaataaataattattttataattttaaaaaactcaGAGTTTATTTAATGCCATTATCAAATCCTGATAATAACAGCATTTAagttttttcaataaaaaaaatacgtaTTAATTGTACTCAGACAATCAGATTTCAGTGTATAGATGATTTGATTTATTTGTGCATTTAATATAGTcaaattttcattataaataatGTGTATTTACAAAGAAAGTCTGGAAGCAATTATAAATGTTTTTTCTTAATTGTTCACCCCCTAATTAGCAAATCCCTTAAAAATATACACATCATTACTTAACAAAAGATCACAGAAAGCGATGGCGGGCATTATTTACCAATTGATCATTATTCAACTTTGAATCGAAATAATTTACGTTACCAAAAAAGTATACAAAATGATGAGAAACCTAGCTAATATCCCATTCTATAATGAAATTACAGAAGGTAGTTTGTTAAATGCATAAATATTATAGAAAGATTGATGTAATCTTTGTTACATTAATTTCTTGCAAACTTGAAACAATTTGAATTACATCATATCTCTCAAgtcaaatgattaatttaacctcccccaaaaaaaaatcaaggaaACAATTAagatttgattgattataacaaataactttcaaaatcaaaacctaGCTACTAACACACGAATCAATTAATTAATCGAAAAAATCAGGGTTTTCATCAAAGGAAAAGTTAGATAAATCTTCTTTTCCTTGATCAacttcaccaccaccaccggtgGTTATATCATCAAGCAACCAATTCTCAAACATCGTAAATCGAAGTTCTTCCTTGCTTTCCCCTTGAAAAATACTTCCTTCAGGCGAAGTATTAGATTGCGAAAAATCTGAATTATTTGGAGATCCAAAAGATCTATCAAATCCGAAAAGGGACTCAAATGCTTGAGACAAATCTATTCCACCAGAATTAGAAGTAGTAGTCTTGCTTTCACCACTAagagaattattattattattattagtatttacTTCATGATTATCACTCGAGTACTCACGAGTACTCGAATTAGaagttgttttgtttgttttattattaggaGAGTTTTTCATAAACCCTTTAAGCAATTTGGCAATGTTATCAGTGCTAGAAGGGTAAGCAGGTGTTTGTGGCGAATACGGTacttttgttgttgtttgatgatgatCAGGAAGAAAAATAGGCTTGTGGTGATCAATAGATAAAGCATCATTTAACGCTTGTTTCGCCAAATGAATATCGGTTTGAAGTCTCTTTTCCCATTGGCCTCTAGAGAGACTGtgtgaagaagaagatgttgtTGAAGATGTTGAATTAGAAGTGAACCGATGATCTTTGGTATTTTGTTGATCTTGATAATCAGCTGATGACCCCATTTGAAGCTTTCTTAGCTTCTTTTTCAAATGTGTATTCCAGTagttttttatatcattatctGTTCTTTCTGGAAGATATGAAGCTATAGCTGCCCATCTGTATTTATGTAACCACAAATTAATATCTTGggacacaaaaaaataaatcaactcTTCAAAATTGTTAGCTTATACATAAGGATAGCAATGGAGTGGGTGTAATCGGGGATCTCAATCCCCATCTCCATACCCGTCGAATAATTAAGTTACATTCTGTCTTCATCGGTTAATATCAGTTAATTACCTTTTAACTAAATAATTTTAAGGACACTTTTTTGAGGTTGTCAGTTACctttaactaaataaatacataaaatagtaCTGGAAATATAGAGCTTCACCACCATACAGCTCCCTCACTATCCgatgaaaaattaaattacatctCTATACCCCCGTCCCATCGGGTATCGACGGACAAATTGTGTTTTTAATCATTAGATATACTTGAAAAATTTTTAATACCAAAACCCTAGATTATTGAAATAATTTCTACCCAATAGGCCAATACAAGAAAGGTCAATACTTTGTGTTATAAATTCATAGATTTTTGGGCTAggttagttaattatatataagtttatacatgtttttttttaatcc
The Erigeron canadensis isolate Cc75 chromosome 2, C_canadensis_v1, whole genome shotgun sequence DNA segment above includes these coding regions:
- the LOC122587410 gene encoding transcription factor MYB30-like, encoding MGRPPCCDKLGVKKGPWTPEEDIMLVTYVQQHGPGNWRQVPTNTGLRRCSKSCRLRWTNYLRPGIKRGDFTEDEEKMIIQLQVLLGNKWAAIASYLPERTDNDIKNYWNTHLKKKLRKLQMGSSADYQDQQNTKDHRFTSNSTSSTTSSSSHSLSRGQWEKRLQTDIHLAKQALNDALSIDHHKPIFLPDHHQTTTKVPYSPQTPAYPSSTDNIAKLLKGFMKNSPNNKTNKTTSNSSTREYSSDNHEVNTNNNNNNSLSGESKTTTSNSGGIDLSQAFESLFGFDRSFGSPNNSDFSQSNTSPEGSIFQGESKEELRFTMFENWLLDDITTGGGGEVDQGKEDLSNFSFDENPDFFD